A part of Deltaproteobacteria bacterium genomic DNA contains:
- the aroB gene encoding 3-dehydroquinate synthase, which produces MGAIRVELKERSYDIHVERGILKGMGSLVRDLGLKGRAAVITNPTVGELYGGTVVESLASAGLDPFLITVPDGEEYKSIEEASKIYDALIAERFERSSPVIALGGGVIGDMAGFVAATYLRGVPYIQVPTTLLSQVDSSVGGKTAVNHPRGKNLIGAFYQPRAVFIDPDVLKTLPEREVKAGLAEVVKYGVIWDSGFFAFLEENASKLLTPGPEIEKAIAASCRIKAEVVGLDEKEEGLRSILNFGHTFGHAIEALAGYGAYRHGEAVAIGMRMAAGLSERLGLCRECGPRIEGLLKALGIPFSPPAIPPRDFLDAMRLDKKVVGGRIRFVLAIELGKVVLQEVPEEDILGFLESYTRE; this is translated from the coding sequence ATGGGCGCCATAAGGGTAGAGCTCAAGGAAAGGTCGTACGACATCCATGTCGAGAGGGGTATCCTCAAAGGCATGGGCAGTCTCGTAAGGGACCTCGGCCTAAAAGGCAGGGCAGCTGTCATAACGAACCCCACGGTCGGGGAGCTTTACGGCGGAACAGTCGTTGAAAGCCTTGCCTCGGCAGGGCTCGATCCTTTTTTAATCACCGTGCCGGACGGCGAGGAATACAAGAGCATTGAGGAGGCCTCGAAGATATACGACGCGCTCATCGCGGAACGGTTTGAGAGGTCCTCCCCCGTAATAGCGCTCGGCGGCGGGGTCATAGGGGACATGGCCGGGTTCGTGGCCGCGACATACTTGAGGGGCGTGCCTTACATCCAGGTCCCTACGACACTCCTTTCCCAGGTGGACAGCTCCGTAGGCGGAAAGACCGCGGTAAACCATCCGAGGGGGAAGAACCTCATAGGAGCATTCTACCAGCCCAGGGCGGTATTCATAGACCCAGACGTGCTAAAGACCCTTCCGGAAAGGGAGGTGAAAGCGGGGCTTGCCGAGGTCGTCAAATATGGGGTCATATGGGACTCCGGTTTTTTCGCGTTCCTTGAAGAGAACGCCTCGAAGCTCCTTACGCCAGGTCCCGAGATAGAGAAGGCCATAGCGGCCTCGTGCAGGATCAAGGCCGAGGTCGTCGGCCTTGATGAAAAGGAGGAGGGCCTCCGGTCCATCCTCAATTTCGGCCACACCTTCGGCCACGCCATAGAGGCGCTCGCCGGGTATGGAGCGTACAGGCACGGCGAGGCGGTCGCAATCGGCATGCGCATGGCGGCCGGCCTCTCGGAAAGGCTCGGCCTTTGCCGCGAATGCGGCCCGAGGATCGAGGGACTCCTGAAGGCCCTCGGCATCCCCTTTTCGCCTCCGGCAATACCACCTAGGGACTTCCTCGATGCCATGAGGCTCGATAAGAAGGTCGTCGGAGGGAGGATAAGGTTCGTGCTGGCGATAGAGCTCGGGAAGGTAGTCCTC